The following are from one region of the Rhipicephalus microplus isolate Deutch F79 chromosome 1, USDA_Rmic, whole genome shotgun sequence genome:
- the LOC119159646 gene encoding carbonyl reductase [NADPH] 1, whose protein sequence is MSSPRVAVVTGSNKGIGFCIVKFLCQQFDGDVFLTARDEKRGKEAVAELNKQLLRPKFHQLDIDDIESIRRFRDFLKSEYGGLDVLVNNAGIAYKQNSTAPVAEQAEVTVNTNFFGTLNVCKELFPLLRPHARVVNVSSMCGMLQRIPGEELKKKLSNPDITVDQLCDLMNDYVQAAKNGTNVEKGWGQSSYNVSKVGVTVLTFIQQRDFNADPREDLVVNAVHPGYVNTDMSSHKGPLTPEQGADAATYLALLPPNIQSPKGEFVWHDRAITPWDK, encoded by the exons GTAACAGGAAGCAACAAGGGCATAGGGTTCTGCATAGTGAAGTTCCTGTGTCAGCAGTTTGACGGAGATGTCTTCCTCACAG cCAGGGACGAGAAAAGGGGCAAAGAAGCCGTGGCAGAACTTAACAAGCAGCTGCTGCGCCCAAAGTTTCACCAGCTCGACATTGACGACATCGAAAGCATCCGCAGATTTCGCGACTTCCTCAAGAGCGAGTACGGGGGCCTGGACGTGCTCGTGAACAACGCCGGCATCGCTTACAAG CAAAATTCTACAGCGCCGGTTGCAGAACAAGCAGAGGTTACCGTGAATACCAATTTCTTTGGGACTCTCAATGTCTGCAAGGAGCTCTTTCCTTTGCTACGCCCACATGCGAG GGTGGTTAATGTGAGCAGCATGTGCGGCATGCTTCAGAGAATTCCCGGAGAAGAACTCAAGAAGAAGCTAAGCAACCCTGATATTACTGTGGACCAGCTCTGCGACCTCATGAATGACTACGTGCA GGCCGCCAAGAATGGAACGAATGTCGAGAAAGGATGGGGGCAGTCTTCCTACAACGTGTCCAAGGTTGGAGTCACTGTGCTGACCTTCATCCAGCAGCGTGATTTCAACGCGGACCCCCGTGAGGACCTGGTTGTGAATGCC GTGCATCCAGGGTACGTGAACACTGACATGTCGAGTCACAAGGGGCCCTTGACACCTGAACAAG GTGCCGATGCCGCAACCTACTTggctctcctgcctccgaacaTCCAGTCACCCAAAGGAGAGTTTGTCTGGCACGACCGCGCAATTACTCCGTGGGACAAGTAA